CGGCATCGCGGTCCACGCCCTTGGCGACGCCGATGGCGATCACGCTATCTTCGATGTCGAGTTCCTTCAGGATTGCCCGCACCGCCGTCATCTGTCCCTGGCCGCCATCGATCAGGATCACATCCGGCCACGCCGGAAATCCCGCATCCTCGGAAGGCGATATTGTCCGATCCGGCTTGCCTTCCTCCTTCAGGAGGCGGGCAAAGCGGCGGGTCATCACTTCGCGCATCATGCCGAAGTCATCGCCCGGCGTGATGTCAGTCGATTTGATGTTGAACTTGCGGTACTGGCTTTTGACGAAACCTTCCGGACCTGCGACGACCATGCCGCCAACGGCATTGGTGCCCATGATGTGCGAGTTGTCGTAGATCTCGATGCGTTCGGGAGCGCGTTCCAGCTTGAACGTTTCGGCAAAGCCCTGCAACAGCCGCGACTGTGACGCCGTCTCTGCCAGCTTGCGCCCATGCGCCTCGCGGGCATTGGCGACGGCGTGGTCCACGAGATCCTTCTTCTCGCCGCGCTGCGGCACTGAAATCGCGACCTTGTAGTTCGATTTTTCCGAGAACGCCTGGGCAAGCAGATCCTGTTCCTCCACCTGCTCGCAGAGCAGGATCTGCCGCGGACAGGGCTTGTCGTCATAGAACTGCGCAAGGAATGCGCTCAGCACCTCGGAGGAGGGCATGGCCGGGTCGGCCTTCGGGAAATAGGCGCGGTTACCCCAGTTCTGCCCGGTGCGGAAGAAGAACACCTGGATGCAGGAGATGCCGCCCTCGTGATGGATCGCGAAGACGTCGGCCTCCTCGACCCCTGCGGGATTGATGCCTTGATGGCTCTGCACATGGGACAGCGCCGCCAGCCGGTCGCGGTAAAGTGCTGCCCGCTCGAAGTCGAGATTTTCGGAGGCTTCGCTCATGGCAGACGCGATCGTCGCCTTTACCGCCTGGCTCTTGCCGGACAGGAAGTCCTTGGCCTCGGTCACCAGTTCGGCATAGCCCTCGTCGGAAATCTCATGGGTGCACGGTGCCGCGCAACGCTTGATCTGGTGCAGCAGACAGGGCCGCGTGCGGGTCTCGAACACGCTGTCGGTGCAGGTGCGCAGCAGGAAGGCCCGCTGCAGCGAGTTGATCGTGCGGCCGACGGCGCCGGCGGAGGCGAAGGGGCCGAAATAGTCGCCCTTGCGGCTGCGTGCGCCACGATGCTTGTAAAGCGCCGGTGCGCGGCTGTCGCCGGTGACGAGGATGTAGGGAAAGGACTTGTCGTCGCGCAGCAGGACGTTGAAGCGCGGGCGCAGCCGCTTGATCAGGTTCGCCTCGAGCAGCAGCGCCTCGATCTCGGTCCGCGTGGTGACGAATTCCATGTTGGCGGTCTCGCGCACCATGCGGGCGAGGCGGTTCGAATGCAGCCGACCTTGCGCATAGTTGCTGACGCGCTTCTTCAGGCTGCGGGCCTTGCCGACATAGAGGACGTCACCCGCCTCGTTGAACATGCGGTAGACGCCGGGACTGTTGGGCAGGTGCTTGACGAATTCCTGGATCAGCTCCGCGCCGCGAATCCCGTCCTTGACCGCTCCGGCCTCGGCCCAGTCGATTTCGGGCAGGGCGCCATCGGTCGCGATCTCGATCAGGTCTTCGTCGTCTGCGGCATTTTCGTCATACAGGATGCCGGCATCACTGGGCGTGCGTCCGCTCATTCCACGATCTCCAATATGTCAGGCGTCTCCCAGGCCAGATGCTGGCCGCCATCCAGTGCGATCATCTGACCGGTGATCGACGGTGTCTCGAACAGGAACCGGATCGTGCGTCCGAACTCCGAAAGTTCCGGTCCGGTCCGCAGGATCAGCGCCTCGACCTGCGCCTCGAAGTCGGACTGGTTCTGCCTCTCGTTCGGCAGCGTCGGTCCCGGCCCGATGCCGTTGACCCTGATGGCCGGCGCCAACGCCTGGGCCATCGTCTTTGTTGCCATCAGCAATGCCGCCTTTGACAGCATATAGGAATAAAAGCGCGGATTGGGAGCCCAGACCCGCTGGTCGATGATGTTGACGATCAGTCCGCCGCAGGATTTCGGCAGCTGACCGGCAAAGTCGCGCGCGAGGATGGAAGGTGCCTTCACATGCAGCGCAAAATGCCGGTCCCAGATCTCTTCGTCGAAATGATCGATGCTGTCCTTCTTGAAAATCGAGGCGTTGTTGACGAGCAAGCCGATCGGACCTATTGCCTCCACGGCTTTGCTCATCAGGCCTTCCGTGGCCGACGTATCCGTCAGGTCAGCCACGATTGCGGCAGCCTTGCCCCCCTGGTCGCGGATAGATGCCGCCAAGGTCTCTGCTTCATCACGGGCCTGATGGGCATGGATCGCCACCGCAAAACCATGGGCCGCAAGGTCCTCGACAATAGCCTTGCCGATGCGCTTGGCGCTGCCTGTCACAAGGGCGGTTTTCAGCGGTTTTCTCAAGGCCTGTCCCATTGCCAGATTCGGATGCGGTGAGCCGCAAGATATAGGTGGCCAGGCGCTTTCGCGAAACTGCGAATGCACAATAGTTTCGAAAAAATTAATGGCTGTAACAAGAACTGAGATAAATTAGCGCATGTTAAGTATAGCGGCATTAATTATTATTTCACGGTTAACAAGTACCCTGTGGCTCTCAAGCAACATCGAATTTTCGACATGGTTGTGCCACTAAAATTTCACATTTTGGCTCTTGAGATTCCTCATTTGGCAGCCAATTTCACCTCAACCGGGCGGGGTTAAATGTAATTGCCGGTGTATCGATTTGAGCCGCGATAGGCTCGTGACACTGGTCTGAAAGGAGACTTTTATATGCGTACTCTCATCACCACCCTCATGGCATCGGCTGTGACCCTGATCACCTTCACGGCCGTGCAGGCCGCTGACGCGATCGACGAAGTTCCGGCTGCTCCTGCTGCCGAATACACCGAGCCGGCGATCAAGAACTGGTCGGGCGCCTATGTCGGTGGTACGGCTGATTGGGCACGCGGCGAATTCGACGGCACCGGCGGCCGTGGCGCTGCAGCCTTCGGCGGTGGCCTCTATGGCGGTTATAACGTCCAGAGCGGTCAGCTGGTTTACGGCGGTGAAGCCGACGTCAACTACCGCGGCAACGACGCCACCAACCCGGTCCGCACCATGAAGCAGGGCTTCAACGGCTCGCTGCGCGCTCGCGTCGGTGTCGATGTCAACCCGGTTCTGGTTTATGGTACCGCTGGTATCGCTGCTGCCGACGTCAAGGCCTCCGAGAGCGGTTCTTCCGACAGCAACACGATGATCGGATGGACGGCTGGTGCCGGTGCGGAAGCTTTTGTCACCGACAACATCACGGCGCGTGTCGAATACCGTTACACCGACTACGGTTCGAAGGACTTCGATCTGCCGAGCGGCAAGGTTTCCTCTGGCTATGACGAGCATAGCGTTCGCGTCGGTATGGGCGTGAAGTTCTGATTTCAGATAGATGGGGTAATTGGGGTCTTGGCCCGAGTTCCTGGCGAGGAATGGTGGCTGCTCCAATCGGATGATAAAACGAGGTTGCTAGCAAAGCACCTCAATCACCGAAAGGAACAGCCATGCAGTATTATGCCGGACTCGACGTTTCTTTGGAAGAGACAGCAATCTGCGTCGTCGATCAGACGGGCAAAATAGTCCGCGAGATGGTTGCGGTGTCAGAGCCGGAGGCGCTGGCAGCCGCCCTCGCCGGCACGGGACTGAGTTTTGAGCGGATAGGAATGGAAGCGTGCGGCACGACGGCCTGGCTGCACGACGGCATGCAGGAGCGAGGCGTAGCCTCGATCTGCATTGACGCGCGCCGCGCCAATGCAGCGATGAAGACGATGCCGAACAAGACGGACCGAAACGACGCAAGGTCCATCGCCCAGATCATGCGGACCGGCTGGTTCACGCAGGTGCATGTGAAGAGCAGGCGTTCGCGCCAGTGGCGGGCAACGCTGACCGCCCGAAGGACGGTCGCGCAGAACCTGCGAGACATCCAGAACGCGATCCGCGCGTTGCTCCGCGAGGAGGGGATAAAGCTGGGACGGCCGTCCAGCGCCAGTTTCATCGCCAGGGCGCGGGAAGCAGCAGGAGGGGAAGAGGCGCTTATGGCAGCGGTGGAACCGCTGCTGGCCGTTCTCACGGCCATGGAGCAGCAACTGAACCGTCTGACGAAAATCGTCATGAACCTCTGCCGAAGTGACGATACTTGCCGACGGCTGATGACCGTCCCGGGTGTTGGGCCGATCACGGCCGTGAGTTATGTCGCGACGATCGACGATCCGTCGCGGTTCCGGCGGTCGCGCGACGTCGGAGCGCATCTCGGACTAACGCCGCGACGATATCAGTCTGGCGAGACCGACACGCAGGGGCATATCAGTCGCTGCGGTGACGAAGCGATGCGGGCGCTGCTCTACGAGGCAGCGAACGCGCTGCTCTGCGTTTCGAGGAAATGGTCCAGCCTCAAGGTCTGGGGAATGGCGGTGGCGAAGCGGCGCGGTTTGAACCGCGCCCGCGTTGCAGTCGCGAGAAAGCTGGCGACGATCCTCCACCACATGTGGAGTGACGAGACGGACTTCCGGTACGGCAAGGAGATTGCGGCGTAACCGCCGCTCGAGGTTTGGAGCTTCGCCTGACCGGGCGATGACTGAACCGCCCCGAGGGGACGGTGAATGGAGTTACAGCGAAACATGCATTGTCTCGCCTTACGGCGAAGACGTCCGATAGATTGCTGAACTTCCTTCCCCATACCCCATCATGCGGCGGGCCTCGCCCCGACCGCGAAGAGAAGCGAGTGACCCGCGGGACGGGACGGTAAAAAGCAGCGAAGGAATGCCGAATGGAGTCTTGACCCAACGACCCCAATTAGAGAAGCATGTTATGAAGGAAAGGCCGGAGCGATCCGGCCTTTTCTCGTTTCTATGGCATTACTGCATAATTCCTTAGATCGGAATCGGTTTAAGGATAAAATTATGCAGCAGGTATAAGCTTACAGCGAACCTTAGCGCGTCATATATGACGCACGGCGCTGTAAGCTGACCAACTGCCTTCAGGGCGGGGCTCAGTCAGCCTTCGGTTTTTTCGCCGCGCTGCGCTTGGCCGGTTTCGACGTGTTCAGCGCGATGGCTGCACGGACAAGGGCCTTCAGCGCTTCTGCGTCAATGGCTTCTCCCTCACGCACATCGATGGCGCGACGCACGTTGCCCTCGAGGCTGGAATTGAACAGGCCTGACGGGTCCTCCAGCGCCGCGCCCTTGGCGAAGGTCATTTTGACCACGCTCTTGTAGGTCTCCCCGGTACAGATGATCCCGTCATGCGACCAGACGGGTACGCCACGCCATTTCACTTCTTCCACCACATTCGGGTCAGCTCGCGGATGATGCTGCGGATTCTGGCCAGCGTATCGCCGCGCCAACCGCCCAGTTCGGCAATCTTCTGGTCAATCAACTCCGAAGCGGAGCCTTCCTGCGCTGTCCTGTCCCCCTCCTTCGCCACCATTCCTCCGGCCTCCTCTTGGCTCCGCTGCGTGTTTTGGTCGTGCTTCGGCTACATCCGCTCGCCGGACAATCGGCTTGCCTGTTTCACCCGGGATGTGGTCAACGCTTCGTCCAGAGTGTCGGCTTCACGGATATGGACGTAGCCCGTTTCCTGGTTTTTGGAATCGACAGGCGGAACGGGATCGAGCGACGTGCCGCGAAAGAAGGCCACCTTGATATATGTGTTGAAGCAATGAAGGCTGAGGAACCAGCCGTCGTCCTTGATGCCATAGAGCGGCGAGTTCCACTTCACCGCCTTGTGCACCCCCGGTACTGCGTTGCCAATCAAGGCGTCAAGCCGCCGTCAACATCGCTCTTCCAGCCCGGCATGGCGGCGATATAGGCCTGCACCGGCCCGTCGCCTTCGCCCTTGGCGATCTGGGGATTGCCACCGGACAGCAGAACGGGTCCGCCTGTCCCACTTGATGCCTTGCCGGTCGATTTCCGCGCCATTCGGCTCCCTCCACCTCTGAAAAAACGTCTGGCACACTCCGCTTTGCTTCAGGCCTTGAACTTGCCGTAGTCCGGAAACTGCTTTTCGAATTTCTTCGGCCAGTTCTTCAATCTGGGGCGGCCGCGCTGCCATTCGCCGGTAAAACGCAGTTCTATATAGCGCAGCATCGCGGCAAGCGCGAAGTGACCGCCATGCAGCTTCGCCGCCGTCTTCGGCAGGTTGTCTTCGAGATAGTCGAGGCCGCGGACGACCTTTTCCCACTGCTTGTCGATCCAGGGCTGGTGGATCTTTTCCGGCGGATGGATGCGCTTTTCGTAGACGATGGCAAGCAGACTGTCGCAGATACCGTCGCACAGCGCTTCGAGGATTTCGACGTCGGTACGCTTTTCGGCGTTGCGGGGATAGAGCTTGCCCTTCGTCTCCCGGTCGATGAAGTGCATGATCGCCCGGCTGTCATAGATCGCCTTGTCATCGTCGGTGATCAGCGTCGGAATTTTGCCGAGCGGATTGTTGGCGATCAACTCCGGCGGGCTGGCGTTGGTGTCCGTCAACACGCTTTCGGCGGCAATACCGGCATAATGGGCGGCCATGCGCACCTTGTTCGAATAGGGAGAGGCCGGCGAATAGAGAATTTTCATCGCGATGACTTTCTTTTGCGATCGATGGAGGACTTGTCCTAAAGGGCGGGGTCCTAAAGGGCAGGCAGTGTCAGCGATCGCGCGCGGCAGCCGCCGCGATCGATCTCAGGGCATGAACGAAAACCGAGATTGTGGTCCAGGCAGATGCGGATTTCCTCCAGCTGCCCGGACTGGCAGGTCACGGCAACGCCACCAGCAGTCATTCCGGGATTGGCAGAAACCAAGCTCGCCTCGATCTCCGTCGGGCTGGACCGGCTGGCGGTTGCGCCGCTCTTCAGCGCCGGCGGCAATTTCAACTTGTTCCAGGCCGCGCGCATGACGGCGAAATAGTCCCTTTGGCTTAAGCCTGAGCAGGTGCCGTGCTTGCGCCATTCGTGGCCGATCAAACCCATGGACGGTATAATATCGAGAAACTGTCGCCCCAGCGTCTCCGGTACCCGGTCAGAATCGCGGCTGCGGCAGAATTCATAACCGCTGTCGTTCTGCGGCCAGAGCCCGTGCACGATCAGCCCATGACTGCGCGCCGTGTCACACTGCCTGGTCTTGCCCTGCGGGTCGTTTTC
This genomic stretch from Pararhizobium capsulatum DSM 1112 harbors:
- the uvrC gene encoding excinuclease ABC subunit UvrC yields the protein MSGRTPSDAGILYDENAADDEDLIEIATDGALPEIDWAEAGAVKDGIRGAELIQEFVKHLPNSPGVYRMFNEAGDVLYVGKARSLKKRVSNYAQGRLHSNRLARMVRETANMEFVTTRTEIEALLLEANLIKRLRPRFNVLLRDDKSFPYILVTGDSRAPALYKHRGARSRKGDYFGPFASAGAVGRTINSLQRAFLLRTCTDSVFETRTRPCLLHQIKRCAAPCTHEISDEGYAELVTEAKDFLSGKSQAVKATIASAMSEASENLDFERAALYRDRLAALSHVQSHQGINPAGVEEADVFAIHHEGGISCIQVFFFRTGQNWGNRAYFPKADPAMPSSEVLSAFLAQFYDDKPCPRQILLCEQVEEQDLLAQAFSEKSNYKVAISVPQRGEKKDLVDHAVANAREAHGRKLAETASQSRLLQGFAETFKLERAPERIEIYDNSHIMGTNAVGGMVVAGPEGFVKSQYRKFNIKSTDITPGDDFGMMREVMTRRFARLLKEEGKPDRTISPSEDAGFPAWPDVILIDGGQGQMTAVRAILKELDIEDSVIAIGVAKGVDRDAGRERFFPPGRESFTMPPRDPVLYFTQRLRDEAHRFAIGSHRARRKKEMVKNPLDEIGGIGPTRKRALLHHFGTAKAVSRAGVNDLMAVEGISASVAKLVYDHFHEDGGK
- a CDS encoding SDR family oxidoreductase, whose amino-acid sequence is MRKPLKTALVTGSAKRIGKAIVEDLAAHGFAVAIHAHQARDEAETLAASIRDQGGKAAAIVADLTDTSATEGLMSKAVEAIGPIGLLVNNASIFKKDSIDHFDEEIWDRHFALHVKAPSILARDFAGQLPKSCGGLIVNIIDQRVWAPNPRFYSYMLSKAALLMATKTMAQALAPAIRVNGIGPGPTLPNERQNQSDFEAQVEALILRTGPELSEFGRTIRFLFETPSITGQMIALDGGQHLAWETPDILEIVE
- a CDS encoding outer membrane protein; this translates as MRTLITTLMASAVTLITFTAVQAADAIDEVPAAPAAEYTEPAIKNWSGAYVGGTADWARGEFDGTGGRGAAAFGGGLYGGYNVQSGQLVYGGEADVNYRGNDATNPVRTMKQGFNGSLRARVGVDVNPVLVYGTAGIAAADVKASESGSSDSNTMIGWTAGAGAEAFVTDNITARVEYRYTDYGSKDFDLPSGKVSSGYDEHSVRVGMGVKF
- a CDS encoding IS110 family transposase, producing MQYYAGLDVSLEETAICVVDQTGKIVREMVAVSEPEALAAALAGTGLSFERIGMEACGTTAWLHDGMQERGVASICIDARRANAAMKTMPNKTDRNDARSIAQIMRTGWFTQVHVKSRRSRQWRATLTARRTVAQNLRDIQNAIRALLREEGIKLGRPSSASFIARAREAAGGEEALMAAVEPLLAVLTAMEQQLNRLTKIVMNLCRSDDTCRRLMTVPGVGPITAVSYVATIDDPSRFRRSRDVGAHLGLTPRRYQSGETDTQGHISRCGDEAMRALLYEAANALLCVSRKWSSLKVWGMAVAKRRGLNRARVAVARKLATILHHMWSDETDFRYGKEIAA
- a CDS encoding glutathione S-transferase, which gives rise to MKILYSPASPYSNKVRMAAHYAGIAAESVLTDTNASPPELIANNPLGKIPTLITDDDKAIYDSRAIMHFIDRETKGKLYPRNAEKRTDVEILEALCDGICDSLLAIVYEKRIHPPEKIHQPWIDKQWEKVVRGLDYLEDNLPKTAAKLHGGHFALAAMLRYIELRFTGEWQRGRPRLKNWPKKFEKQFPDYGKFKA
- a CDS encoding ribonuclease T2 family protein, whose amino-acid sequence is MRSPAKTLAAAVMALALTGCGESGEDGAKNGQTAKVPTPIASTSTAKKPEKTTAAVPVGTGFDFYVLSLSWSPSWCGENDPQGKTRQCDTARSHGLIVHGLWPQNDSGYEFCRSRDSDRVPETLGRQFLDIIPSMGLIGHEWRKHGTCSGLSQRDYFAVMRAAWNKLKLPPALKSGATASRSSPTEIEASLVSANPGMTAGGVAVTCQSGQLEEIRICLDHNLGFRSCPEIDRGGCRARSLTLPAL